The DNA window GCACTGCATCAGTATTTGCAGCAAACCCAGTCTGCAGGCAAAGTCTGGTTACTGGAAGGTGTTACCGGTAGTGGGAAAACTGAAGTTTACCTGCAGGCTATGCAACAGGTACTTGAGCGAGGCCAGCAGGTATTAGTGATGGTGCCTGAAATTGGCTTAACACCGCAGACCGTGGCACGTTTTGAGCAACGTTTTAAAGTGCCTATTGTGGCATTGCATTCCGGGTTGACGGATAGTGAGCGTTTGCAGGGGTGGTTGCAGGCACGGGATGGTCAGGCGGCGATTATTATTGGCACCCGTTCAGCTATTTTTACTCCGTGCAAAAGCCTGGGCATGATTATACTGGATGAAGAGCACGACTCCTCTTTTAAGCAGCAGGACGGCTTTCGTTACAATGCCCGGGATTTGGCGGTAAAGCGCGCTTATGATGAAAAACTACCTCTGGTATTGGGTACCGCGACGCCCTCGCTGGAAAGTCTGGCGAATGTGGAGGCCGGTCGTTATCAGCACCTACAGCTAACGGACCGTGCCGGGGAAGCCCAACATGCCAAACACAAAATTATCGATTTAAAACAGCAACGCATGAAACATGGACTCAGCGAAGAGTTGCTGGCACGCATGAACCAGCACCTGGAAAAAGGGAATCAGGTGCTGTTGTTTTTGAATCGCCGCGGTTTTGCCAGCGCCTTGATTTGCCATGAATGTGGATGGGTCAGTGATTGCCATCGTTGCCAGAAACCTTTTACTGTGCACCAACAGAAAAATTTGCTGCAATGTCATCATTGCGGCGCCCAGCAGCGTATTCCGCGCCAGTGTGGTGATTGCGGAAGTACCCAGTTGATTACTCAGGGGGTTGGAACTGAGCAATTGGAAACGGTATTGCAACAGGAGCTGCCAGATTACCCGGTGCTGCGTATTGATCGCGACAGCACGCGCAAGAAAGGCCAGCTGGCGGCCCATTTAACCGCTGCTGCTAGCGGCGAATACCCAATTCTTATTGGTACTCAGATGCTGGCAAAAGGACATCATTTCCCGGATGTGACGCTGGTCGCCTTACTCGATGTCGATGGCGCTTTGTACAGTAGCGACTTTCGTGCTTCGGAACGACTCGGTCAGCTTTATACGCAGGTAGCGGGCCGCGCGGGCCGCGCAAGTAAACCGGGCACTGTGGTGTTGCAAACACACCATCCGGAGCATCCGTTAATTCAGGAGCTGGTTAATAACGGCTATCATGACTTTGCCCGCAGCGCTCTGGCTGAACGGCAACAGGCACTATTGCCTCCGTATGCGTCAATGGCGCTGATACGGGCGGAAGCAATGGTGGAACAGGACGCGTTACTTTTACTGCAGGCAATTGGTCAGCACTTGCAGGGAGTCAGCGAAGTGGTCGTAATAGGACCCATGCCAGCTCCCCTGGCCAGACGTGCCGGCCGTTTTCGTTTTCAGCTGCTGTTGCATGCGGAACAACGTAAATTTTTACATGCCTGGTTACAGCGTCAGCTCCCCCAGTTAGAGAAACTGCCTGAGGCGCGTAAAGCGCGCTGGTCGCTGGATATTGATCCCCAGGATTTTACCTAGCTGAAGTCTTTTTTTCATCGGGGGAAGCGATTACACTAGGCCCCCCGACGACTGTCATTGTCAATTATCACGTTTGAGGTTTAAAGCTGCGATGAAACAGCAAATTGAAGTACTTTTGCAGGCTGCTATTGAGAAGTTAAAGCAGCAGGGCACTTTGCCTGCTGAGGTAAGCCCGCGTATTCAGCTGGATCGCCCGCGTGATAAAAGCCACGGTGACTTTGCCACTAATCTGGCACTGATGCTGGCAAAACCAGCTAAACAGAATCCACGGCAACTGGCTGAGGCCATAGTAGCTGCGTTACCTGCTAATGATGTGCTGGCAGCAACTGATATTGCTGGCCCAGGATTTATTAACTTCAGTATGAATACCGCCCAGCTGGTTAATCAGCTGGAACAGGCGTGGCTGGATCCCCAGCTTAACGTGGGCAATACGGGCGCCGCGCAGACTATAGTTATCGACTATTCGTCGCCGAACCTGGCCAAAGAAATGCACGTCGGTCACTTGCGCTCGACCATTATTGGCGATGCGGTAGCCCGGACCCTGGAACTGCAAGGGCACAAAGTGATTCGTCAGAACCATGTGGGTGACTGGGGAACTCAGTTTGGTATGTTGCTGGCGCATATGGAAGATGTAAAAAGCGAGTCTGGCGATGCTGAATTGTTATTGTCGGATTTGGAAACTTTTTACAAAGCGGCGAAGAAGCGTTTTGACGCTGAACCTGAGTTTGCTAATCGCGCACGCTCCCTGGTGGTGAAACTGCAATCGGGTGATCAGTATTGTGCCGGGTTATGGCAACAGTTTATCGATATCTCGCTGGCGCACTGTCAGGAAGTGTATGACCGTTTAGGTGTTAAGCTGACTCGCGATGATGTCATGGCAGAAAGTGCTTACAATGGCGAACTGCACGATATCGTGAAGGTACTCACTGAACAGGGTTTGCTGGTTGAAGATCAGGGCGCAAAATGCGTATTTCTGGACGAATTTAAAGGTAAAGAAGATGAACCTTTGCCTATTATTGTGCAGAAAAAAGATGGTGGTTTTCTGTATGCCACTACTGATTTAGCAGCGGTTCGTTATCGAGCGGAAAAGTTAAAGGCTGATCGCGCCATTTATGTGGTCGATGCCCGTCAGGCTTTACATTTTAACCAGATTTTCACCCTTGCCCGTAAGGCAAACCTGGCACCAGTTGAGATGCAGCTGGAACATATGGGTTTTGGCATGGTGATGGGCAAAGATGGGCGGCCTTTTAAAAGCCGTGACGGCGGTGTGACAAAACTGGCTGACTTACTGACCGAGGCGGAACGTCGCGCCCAGGCGCTGATTGCTGAAAAAGGCAGTGAGATGACTACTGAAGAGCAGGCTCACATCGCCAGTGTGGTTGGCATTGCTTCAGTAAAATATGCGGATCTGTCGAAAAACCGCACCAGTGATTACGTATTCGACTGGGACAGTATGATAAGTTTTGAAGGCAATACCGCGCCGTATCTGCTTTACGCATTCACCCGTGTGAACAGCATATTTCAAAAAGCGGGGTTGCAGCAGCAGGACGTTGACGGCACTTTTGAGCTGATTAGCGCACAGGACACAGCGCTGGCTAATAAGCTGGCACAGTTCCCAGAAATTATTGCTACGGTCGGCGCTAAAGGCATGCCGCACTTTCTTTGTGGTTATCTGTTTGAACTGGCCGGAGCTTTCTCCTCATTTTATGAAGCCTGCCCTATTCTCAGCGCGGAACAGGAGTCTGTGCGCAATAGCCGCCTGAAACTGGCGGCTTTGACCGCACGCACCCTTGAACAGGGCTTAAATTTATTAGGTATTCCAACATTGCAACGGATGTAATTCAGGGTGTCAGTCGATTACGCCGATAAAGGCAAACCGAATAAGCGCAAGCCGACGAAGAAGAACCGCAACAGCAACAAGCGGACAACTTCCGGTGCCCGCCGTAATAAACCTGGGCAAAGTAAACTGCCGATAGTAGTGCTGATAGTCGGCGGCCTGTTGCTGGTAGCTTTTGTGGTTTTTTTATGGTTATTAAAAAACAATGCAACAGATTCTGAATCCGGCGGTGAGCCAGTAGTAACACCTCAGGCTCAGTTCGAAGACGAATTACCGCAAGCACCGGAAGAACGCTGGCAGTATATTCACGATCTGGAAAACCGCGAGGTTGAAGTGATAGTTCCGGAACGTGCTGAGACACAGCGGCGCCTGATGCAGTGCGGTTCTTTCCGCCGCCAGTCGGATGCCGAAACGTTGCGCGCACAGATTGCAATGCTGGGGCATGAGTCCCAGGTGCGACAAACACAAAGTAGCGAGCATGGCGTTTGGTACCGGGTGATTTTAGGACCATTTGAAAATCTACGCGCCGCACAAAGCGTAAATAATCAACTGCGACGCGGCAACGTGCAAGGCTGTCAGATTTGGTTATGGAACCTCGATTAAGCACTTTGCATTGAAATCTCCCTTCCGAGTCCTCATCTCTTTGCTAATGCAATGAGAGAGGATTCAGTATGACTACGATAGTCTCAGTTCGACGCGGCGATAAAGTCGCCATAGGTGGTGATGGTCAGGTTTCCCTGGGCAACACTGTGATGAAAGGCAACGCCAAAAAAGTAAGACGACTTTATCACGAGCAGGTACTTGCGGGTTTTGCTGGTGGTACCGCTGATGCGTTTACCCTTTTTGAGCGTTTTGAAGCTAAACTTGAAATGTATCAGGGGCACCTGACCCGAGCGGCTGTCGAGCTGGCCAAAGAATGGCGCACCGACCGCGCACTGCGCAAGCTGGAAGCTTTGTTGGCCGTCGCTGATAAAACCACATCATTAATTATTACCGGTAACGGCGATGTGGTGCAGCCGGAAGACGATTTGATCGCTATTGGTTCAGGCGGGCCTTTTGCGCAGGCCTCGGCCCGTGCTCTGTTGGAAAATACCGAACTGGGTGCACCTGAGATCGTTGAAAAAAGCCTCAGCATAGCGGGCGACATCTGTGTGTATACCAACGCCTTCCACACTATTGAAGTACTTGATGCTGAGCAGGCTCAGGACAAGTAAGCGGTTACGCTGCTAAACAGGAGTTTTTATGTCAAACATGACCCCCCGTGAAATAGTTCACGAGTTAAACAGCCACATCATCGGTCAGGATGATGCCAAGCGTGCCGTTTCCGTTGCTTTGCGTAATCGTTGGCGCCGGATGCAGCTTGACGAAGAAATGCGTCAGGAAGTGACACCCAAGAATATTCTGATGATAGGCCCGACGGGCGTGGGTAAAACAGAAATCGCGCGACGTTTGGCTAAATTGGCGAATGCGCCTTTTATTAAAATCGAAGCGACTAAATTTACCGAAGTAGGCTACGTCGGTAAAGAAATTGAATCGATCATACGTGACTTAACGGATACCGCGGTTAAGCAGGTGCGGGAGCAGGAAATGGCGCGTGTACGTCATCGTGCTGAGGATGCTGCGGAAGACCGTATTCTGGACGCACTACTGCCAAAAGCGCGTAATGCGACCTGGGGCGAAGAGCCGGAAAATAAACCGACGGAAGACGACAACAATACGCGTCAGACTTTCCGCAAGAAACTGCGTGAAGGCAAACTGGACGATAAAGAAATCGAACTGGATCTGGCCATGCCGCAAATGGGTGTTGAAATCATGGCCCCTCCGGGCATGGAAGAGATGACCTCCCAGCTACAGAATATGTTCCAGAATATGTCTGGTGGAAAAACCAAAAAACGTAAGCTGAAAATTAAAGACGCGTTCAAACAGCTGGTGGAAGAAGAAGCCGCCAAAATGCTTAACCCTGAAGAACTGAAAGAAAAAGCAGTGCACTCAGTAGAGCAGAACGGCATCGTGTTTCTGGACGAAATCGATAAAATCTGTAAGCGCGGCGAAAGCAGTGGCCCGGATGTTTCGCGCGAAGGCGTGCAACGGGACTTATTGCCGTTAGTTGAAGGCACCACGGTGAACACCAAGCACGGCATGGTCAAAACGGACCATATTCTGTTTATTGCGTCTGGCGCTTTTCAGATGTCAAAACCTTCGGATTTGATTCCTGAACTGCAGGGACGGTTACCCATCCGGGTTGAGTTGAAAGCCCTGACCAGTGACGACTTTGTGCGCATTCTGACGGAGCCCAGTGCTTCACTGACCGCGCAGTACGTAGCCCTGATGGATACTGAAGGCGTATATGTCAGCTTCACCAAAGACGGCATTCAGCGTATTGCGGAAGTGGCCTGGCAGGTCAATGAAAAGACTGAAAACATCGGCGCCCGTCGTTTGCATACCGTGCTGGAACGTTTAACCGAAGAGGTTTCTTTTAATGCCAGCGAAATGACCGGCGAAAGCCTGGTTATTGATGAAGCTTACGTGAATAAGCACCTCGATGCCCTGGTGGACAACGAGGATTTAAGCCGCTTTATTCTCTGAGTCAGTTGGATATCAGGAAGGCGAGGGAGCCAGCTTTACCGGGCTGGCTTTCCAGCTTTTCCAGTGTTGCTGCAGCAGTTCCAGGGCTGCAGTGAGACTGACCGGCGGACTGAGGTGAAAGCCCTGCACCTGATCACAGTCCATGGCAGCCAACAGGCTGAACTGTTCTTCGGTTTCCACACCTTCTGCAACTACGCCTTTTTTCAGGTTATGACTCAGGTGAATTAATGCGCTCACTATGCTGTTGTTGCTTGAGTTATCGACACCATCGCGAAGCAACTCACTAATAAAGCTACGATCTATTTTTATTTTACTGACCGGCAACCGGCGCAAATAAGCGAGTGAAGAATAACCGGTACCAAAATCGTCAATAGAGACCTTAATACCCATCTCCTGCAACTTTTGCAAAACATTAAGTCCAGCCTGAACATCAGTCATTGCTACGTTTTCGGTGATTTCGAGCTCAATATCGCTGTATTTAAGTTTATAACGGCTGAATAAAGACTTTAGTTTCTCTACCAGTTCTGGTTGTTGAAAGTGGCGAGCCGAGAGGTTAACTGCAACCGGTAATACTTCATTGCCAGTTGCACGCCACTCAGCAATGAAACGGGCGCAATGTTCGAGTACCCAGTCATCCAGTTCGCTGGCCAGCCCCAGTTCTTCAATGAAAGGCAGAAACTCGCTGGGCGGAAGCAGGCCGCGTTCCGGGTGTTGCCAGCGTATCAGTGCCTCAAAGCCGCAAAGCTGACGGATGTTGGACTGATACAGCGGCTGCACGTGAATAATGAACTGATCTTTGCTCAGCGCCGTTTTTAATTCCGGTTCCAAATCCACCAAACGGATATAATTCTGGTCCATACCGCGCAGATAAAACATCATCGACGGATTTTCACTACGCTTTGCATTGGCCAGCGCTATAGTTGCTTTGTTCAGTAAGGACTCGCTATGAGGACCGTGCTGAGGATATCGCGCTACGCCGATACTAGACGTGAGATTAACGTCTTTACTATCGATATGCATGGGCATTTGAATCCACTTTTGAATCACATTGCCCAAATCTTCAATCAACGAGCGACGCTTCAGGTGGTCAAATAGCAAAACAAAGACATCACCGCTTATACGGGCTACCGCCAGGGGCTTCACCGGTAAGGTTTGCAAACGTTGACTGACTTCAATGAGTGCGCGGTCGCCCCCGCGAATACCGAGCGTGTCATTAATCGCTTTAAAGCGGTTAATGCCGATCATGAAAAGCGTCAGGTGCCGACCCGTCGCGCGGCTTGAATCTATAAATACCGGCATTTTGCTCATTAACTCTTCACGGTTTTCAATACCGGTTAACGAGTCATGAGTGTTCAGGTATTCCGCTTTTTGCACGGCCATTAAGGAGCGGTGGCGTTCCGAGTCCAGCAGCCAGATGATAATGCCAACGGCTGCCATGGCAATAAAGAGGATATTGAAGAACCCCTGTATCACCCAAAGCGCAGGACTAAGCGACAAATTGGCACTAAATAGACTGAACTGGACCAGGATAATATTTTTACTGCCAAGTAGCATAAAAGCAACCGCAATCAGCCGTGGCCCCATTGAAGCAGGGGCATGGCTTAGTATCAATATACCCACGGCAAGAGAAACTACTCCGCTGATCAGTAGCGTGAGGGTATCGCGGAAAAAAGGCAGGAGTTCACTCAGGATGCCACTACTCAGTAGTGGTAACAAAGCGATGCCCCCGAGTGAAAAGCTGAATATATACATCAGGCGGCGTGACCAAATCGATGGTGCGCGGTCCCGCACTACATCTGCAGTGCCGATAATAAGCAGGCTCAGGGACAGATAGAGGAAGCTTAAATGCAGCGTAGTGAAAGTGATCACCAGGCCTTCAGTGCTGAACCCGCTGACACGAAGAAGACCAAAGCAGGCACTTAAGGCGTAACAAAAAGCCGCATACGACCAATAGCGAAGGTAAGGGCGCTTATAGACTCTGAAATAGTGCAGCATCATCAGGCCAAACCCAACGAGCAGTAAGGTTTGGGCAACATAATTTGCACCTGCAATCGCAGCATTCTCTGACAGCATAATGAGCATTATTGTTATTATTTTGTAGCCAGACTGTAACGGGGTTTACTGATTAAAATCAACTATTGGTTAAAAATCCGGGCTTTGCTTTATATCCACGGGCGTTAGGGTTTATACTCAGGCATCTCCTTTCTATGCATTAGGTAGCTCTATTATGGAATACAACACCTCGGAACTTTGTGATTTGTACGCGGACTCGGTAGACGTAGTAGAACCTATGTTTGTTAATTATGGCGGACGCTCGTCTTTTGGTGGTCAGATTGTAACCATCAAGTGTCACGAAGATAAAGGTCTGATTGAAGCGACCCTGCAGGACGCTGGCGCAGGTAAAGTGCTGCTGGTTGACGGTGGTGGCTCGTTACGTCGTGCGTTGATTGACATCGCTATTGCTGAATTAGCAGTGGAAAATGAATGGGAAGGCATTATTTGTTATGGCTGTGTACGCGATGTAGACGCGCTGGAAGATCTTGATCTGGGTATTCAGGCAGTTGCTTCGTTACCCGTGGGCGCTCCTTCAGCCAGCACTGGCGAAGTCGATATCCCGGTGAATTTCGGTGGCGTAACATTTTTACCCGAAGATCATATTTACGCTGATGCAACGGGCGTCATTCTTTCGCCGGAACCTCTGGATATCGATTAATGACTTCGGCAGGCAGCTTTCCGCAATACCTGCGGCTTGCTAATCCGCAGCCGCTGGTAAAAACCCGCGAACAGGAAACTAAAATCGGCCAGGCAATTCACTGCCTGCCCGATGCCCAGAACTTCCTGCAAAGTCTGAAACAACTGCACGAACAGGGCCGTCGAGTGGCCCTGCTAGGCGTTCCTGAATCCATTGGACCGCGTGGTAACCTGGGTAATGGTGGAGCTGAGCTGGGCTGGCAGGCTTTTTTGCAAAACTTTCTGAATCTGCAAGCAACACCAGCAATGCCCATTGACGAGCTATTGCTGGTCGGCGATATCGACTGCGAAGACCTAATGCACGAAGCGCAGGATTTGACTGCCCAGGACGCTCAGGATCTGAATCGGTTGCGTGAGCTTTGCGGACACATCGATCAGCGGGTTATGCAAGTTCTGAGTCCTCTATTTGCGGCAGGCTTCGAAGTTATTCTGATTGGTGGTGGGCATAATAATGCCTATCCATTATTAACTTCTCTTTATGAAGAAAGCGGGCAGCGCTGCGGTGCGGTGAATCTGGACCCGCATGCTGATTTTCGTCCCCGAGAAGGCCGTCATAGCGGCAATGGCTTCAGCTATGCTTACGTAGAAGGCGCGCTGGCTCATTATCATGTGATGTCGCTGCATGAAGGCAAGAACTCGGCTACGAGCCTTCGGCAAATGAGTGAAGCAGGGTTTCGCTATCACAGTATTCATCGTTTATACGACATGTTGTTTACGGAAGCTATGGAAGATGTGGCGGCCAGAGCTATGGCATGGCAGGCGCCACTGGGCATTGAGGTTGACGTTGATGCTATTCAGCAGGCTCCGGCCAGTGCGTTAAACTTTGCCGGGGTCACTATTCCTCAGGCGTATCGGTTTGTTTCTCAGTTGGCGGAATTACCTGAGGTGCGCTATCTGCATCTGGCAGAAGCTGCTCCCGAACGCCATCCGGCGGGTAAAGACGCGGGCATGATGGCTGCAGGGCAGTTGCTGTGTGAACTGACTCTGGCTTACTTATTTGCCCGCGAACGGCGACCGGCAGCTAGATAAATAGCTGTTCTGGGGTCACTTCAGTGCCAGCCTGCCATAATTTTTGTAAAGGATTTACCCCAAACTGATAACACAACTCAGCTGGTGCACGGACTTTCCATAACGCCAGATCTGCCTGCTTACCTACTTCAATGGTACCTTGCTGAGCGCTGCCTAGAGCGGTTGCGGCGTGACTGGTAACCCCTGCCAGTGCTTCTTCCGGAGTTAAGCGAAACAGTGTGCAGGCCATATTCAGCATTAATGGCAAATTGTGAATGGGAGAAGATCCCGGGTTCGCATCAGTGGCAATGGCAATAGGTACACCAGCGCGACGCAGGCTTTCAATAGGTGGCAGCTTTGTTTCCCGAAGAAAGTAAAATGCGCCAGGCAAGAGCACTGCGACAGTTCCTGCTTCTTTCATGCGCTGAATGCCGGAGTCAGATAAGTACTCCAGATGGTCCGCAGACAACCCCTGATAATCAGCAACTAACGCTGCGCCATCCTGATCACTAAGCTGCTCTGCATGTAACTTGACGGGCAATCCCAGTTGCTTCGCTTTGCTAAATACCCGTTCGGTCTGTTCGCGGCTAAAACCAATGCGTTCACAGAATACATCCACCGCATCGACCAGGTTTTCTGCATGGGCTGCGGGCAATACCTGATCGCAGACAAAATCAATGTAGTCATCGGCTCTGCCTTTATACTCAGGTGGTAGTGCATGGGCCGCCAGAAAAGTGGTTCTTATACTGACTGGCAATGTTTGCTCCAGGCGACGAGCGACCCTTAGTTGTTTCAATTCTGTCTGCATATCCAGGCCATAACCCGATTTTATTTCAATCTGGGTAACGCCCTGGGTAATCAGGGTACAGGCCCGTTCACGGGCCAGTTCATAAAGCTCGTCCTCACTGGCCGCGCGCGTTGCTTTAACTGTAGAAATAATGCCCCCACCCTGTTTTGCAATGTCTTCGTAACTGGCGCCGTGCAGGCGCTGGCTAAACTCGTTGGCACGACTGCCAGCCCAGACCAGATGAGTGTGACAGTCGATCAGTCCCGGAGTCAGTAAGCCCCCCTCGCCATCAATGCGGGTCTCGATTTGCTGATAGGTTGCTGGCAGATCATTAACAGAGCCAACCCAGGCAATTTTGTCATCATCCAGCACTACAGCGGCATTCAGAATAATGCCAAGTTCGGGGTTGGTCATAGTAGCAACGTTAATGTTGCGAACTAGAGTAAGTGACATGCAGACTCCTTGCGCTTGTTCAGGCTATTTTTATTTACAATAATCTCATGCTATTGTATATACAACATGTCTGCAAGCTTTCAGACTTAACAAGTCGGGTAAAAAGCATGAAATATGATCATATAAAACAATGTATATACCGCAAAATCGAATCTGGCGAGTGGCCGGAGCGTCATCCGGTCAGTTCGGAAAATGCGTTGGCAACCGAGTTCTCGGTGAGCCGCATGACCGCGCGTCGGGCGTTGCAGGAACTGGCAGAAGAAGGCCTTGTGGTAAGAACACGGGGAGCCGGTACTTTCGTGGCCCCTTTGAAATCGCAATCTGCAGTGCTTGCCATTCGTAATATAGCCGATGAGATAGCACTTCGCCGTCATCACCACCATGCCGAAGTTCAGTTGATGGAAGCGATGGTGGCGGAGCCTTCTTTGGCCACGGCGCTGCAGCTGCCGCAAGGCGCTGAAGTCTTTCGTTCTGTAATTACCCATTTTGAAAATGGGCAGTCAGTGCAGGTTGAAGACAGATATGTGAATCCTTTGCTGGTGCCAGATTATTTAAAACAGGACTTTACTGAGCATACTCCGCATGAGTATTTATGCGAAGTGACCCCTCTGACTGAAGCCAGTCATCAAATTGAAGCCGTTATGCCGACCCCTCAACAGCAGCATTGGTTGCATTTAGAGCAGCCCGAACCCTGCCTGCAGGTGCAACGACGCACCTGGAGCCGCGAGGGTGTGGTGAGTCAGGCGTTGCTGACCCACCCCGGTTCGCGTTTTCGCCTGGGTGGGCATATGACTTTCAAAAAAAGCAGAATTCAGGAGCAATAAAATGACAGATCCGCGTTTTGATGGGTCGCGTGAAATACGCGCTGACCGAGGCAGTGAAATAACCGCAAAAAGCTGGCAGACCGAAGCTGCCAAACGAATGCTTATGAACAACCTGGACCCGGAAGTTGCCGAACATCCGCAAGGTCTGGTGGTTTATGGCGGCATTGGTCGCGCAGCCCGCGACTGGGCATGTTATGACAAAATTGTTGAAGTGCTTAATCGCTTAAACGACGACGAGTCACTATTAATTCAAAGTGGAAAGCCGGTGGGAGTTTTTAAAACCCACACGGATGCTCCCCGGGTGCTGATTGCTAACTCCAACCTGGTGCCTGAATGGGCAAATTGGGAGCATTTCAATGAGCTGGATAAAAAAGGCCTGATGATGTACGGCCAGATGACCGCGGGCTCATGGATTTATATAGGGTCTCAGGGCATCGTGCAGGGTACGTATGAAACCTTTGGTGCCGTGTCTAAACAGCACTTTAACGGAGACGCCAGCGGTAAGTGGGTACTCACTGGTGGTTTAGGGGGCATGGGCGGCGCACAGCCACTGGCAGCCACGATGGCTGGTTTTTCAATGCTGGCCTGTGAAGTGGACGAAAGCCGTATCGATTTCCGTTTGCGTACTGGTTATGTGGATGTCAAAGCAAGCTGCCTGGATGACGCCTTGCAGCGCCTTGAGCAGGCTAAACAGGAAGGGAAGGCGATTTCT is part of the Aliidiomarina minuta genome and encodes:
- the hutI gene encoding imidazolonepropionase: MSLTLVRNINVATMTNPELGIILNAAVVLDDDKIAWVGSVNDLPATYQQIETRIDGEGGLLTPGLIDCHTHLVWAGSRANEFSQRLHGASYEDIAKQGGGIISTVKATRAASEDELYELARERACTLITQGVTQIEIKSGYGLDMQTELKQLRVARRLEQTLPVSIRTTFLAAHALPPEYKGRADDYIDFVCDQVLPAAHAENLVDAVDVFCERIGFSREQTERVFSKAKQLGLPVKLHAEQLSDQDGAALVADYQGLSADHLEYLSDSGIQRMKEAGTVAVLLPGAFYFLRETKLPPIESLRRAGVPIAIATDANPGSSPIHNLPLMLNMACTLFRLTPEEALAGVTSHAATALGSAQQGTIEVGKQADLALWKVRAPAELCYQFGVNPLQKLWQAGTEVTPEQLFI
- a CDS encoding formimidoylglutamase — protein: MTSAGSFPQYLRLANPQPLVKTREQETKIGQAIHCLPDAQNFLQSLKQLHEQGRRVALLGVPESIGPRGNLGNGGAELGWQAFLQNFLNLQATPAMPIDELLLVGDIDCEDLMHEAQDLTAQDAQDLNRLRELCGHIDQRVMQVLSPLFAAGFEVILIGGGHNNAYPLLTSLYEESGQRCGAVNLDPHADFRPREGRHSGNGFSYAYVEGALAHYHVMSLHEGKNSATSLRQMSEAGFRYHSIHRLYDMLFTEAMEDVAARAMAWQAPLGIEVDVDAIQQAPASALNFAGVTIPQAYRFVSQLAELPEVRYLHLAEAAPERHPAGKDAGMMAAGQLLCELTLAYLFARERRPAAR
- the hutC gene encoding histidine utilization repressor; this translates as MKYDHIKQCIYRKIESGEWPERHPVSSENALATEFSVSRMTARRALQELAEEGLVVRTRGAGTFVAPLKSQSAVLAIRNIADEIALRRHHHHAEVQLMEAMVAEPSLATALQLPQGAEVFRSVITHFENGQSVQVEDRYVNPLLVPDYLKQDFTEHTPHEYLCEVTPLTEASHQIEAVMPTPQQQHWLHLEQPEPCLQVQRRTWSREGVVSQALLTHPGSRFRLGGHMTFKKSRIQEQ